The window GGGGCTGTAAATAATCTTGTGAAAATCATTTTACTAGGAAGTTTTATTACTTTAGTCGTCTATATATTCTGGGATTTAGTAGTGTTTGGAACAATTCCTACGAATGGTCCGATGAGTTTAGAGGTGATTCAACACAGTGGGCAACCGGCTACAAAAATTGCCTCTACCTTGGCTGCATTATCACATAATACTTCTTTGGTGATGATTATTGAATTTTTTATTTTCTTTGCTATCTCAACCTCTTTTATTGGAATTTCTTTAGCATTGTTTGATTTTTTAACTGATGGATTGAAAATTCCGCGAACAGCTCTGGGTAAATTTTTAAGCACCATTTTAACTTTTGTTCCGCCATTAACTTACGCACTATTTTTTACTAAAGGGTTTATTTTGGCGCTGAGTTATGCGGGTGTCTTCGTTGCTATATTACATGGACTATTGCCGGCTGCTATGGCTTGGTCAGGAAGAAATAAAAGATTGCCTGAATTATATTTAGCTCCTGGTGGGAAATTGGGTATGGCAATTATTATGCTCTTTTCCTTGTTGATTATAGTGATGCAAATGATAGTAAATATTTAAAATGAAATTAAAAAAGTCCTAATAGATGACAGAAAATTAATAATATTGCAACGGGTGCGACAAAACGAACGGCTAAACGCCAGCTTCTAAATGCAAGTCCACGTGGATTTACACCTAATTCATCTGATGTATCTTTTCTAAACATCATCCAACCCGTCATGATTGCGACTAATAATCCGCCAATGGGCAACATGATATCTGCGGTGAGGAAATCGATAAACTCAAATAAATTGAAACTAATGACTCCCATACTGACGATCCATACTAGAATTCCAGCTACAATAGCGGACTTTGTTCGCCTCCAGAGTAAGGCTTCGCGACAAAAAATTACAGTTGGCATAAGCAGAGCGATGGCAGAAATAAAAGTCGTAATTTCAAGCATAATAAAAAAGAGTGTGCCGAATAGATGGCCGAATGGCATATGTCCAAATGCAACGGGAAGTGTCTGAAAAATTAAACTAAAACCTTGATTGGGCGAAAGATTGTTGGCGAAAATCAGGGGGAAAATTGCCATCCCTGCGAGAAGAGCAATCACGCAATCACTGATTGCAATGATAGTACAGGATTTTAAAATGGATGTTTCTTTAGTTACATAAGTGCCATAGGTTAGCATGATGCCGGTGCCAATGCCTAGGCTGAAAAAAGCCTGTCCCAATGCTATTAATACACTTCGAGCGCTAAGTTTACTGAAGTCGGGTTGAAATAAATAATTGAGACCTTCTGCGAAACTTGATGTTTCAAAGGCGTAAACAATTAAAGTGATGACTAGCGTTAGCATTGCGAGCAGCGCAACAATAATAACTTTTTCTAATCGTTTTCTGATGTGAAGACTTATGGTGCAAACCATCGCAATAATAAATAATGTATCCCAAAATGCCATATTAATCGGTGCGTTTAAAAGTTGTGTGAAAGCTTGGCTTGCCCCTTCAATGGAAATATTTTCAAATTTGTTACGTGCTGCAAGAAAAATATAATGTAAAATCCAGCCCGAAAGCACACAGAAATAAGTAAGAATTAAAAGGCCCGTGATGATTTGTAAGCCACCGGCTAGTGACCATTTTGGGCTGTGTAAACTTTGAATAGCTGTAGTGCGAAAAGCATCGACAGGATTTCTCACGCTGCGCCTACCGATTAAAATTTCGCTAGCCATCATGGGAATTCCCAGCAGAAAAACAAACAATAAATACACTAAAACAAATGCGCCTCCACCATTCATTCCTACTAATGTAGAAAAGTGCCAAATATTGCCGAGGCCTACCATCGCTGCCGTGGAAACAATAATAAAAGAAAGTGGAGAAGACCATTGTGAACGAGCCATAATATTTACTCAAAGACCAGTTTTAATTTGTAGCTTAGTTTTAACACTTCAGCCACCCATACTGAATAAAGACTCGAGTTTTTTCCCAATGAGACTGTTTTTCAAGCGAACATAATCAGGAACTCCATTGCGATAGGGTGGGTAATCTTCGCCTAAAATTAATGGCTGTAAATAACGTCGGCATTCAGGTGTAATATGCATTCCATTTTCACTGATAAATTCGCGAGGTAATCCTTTTTCAACGTTGGCGACTTTTTCTAGCGGAGCGGTGCCAATTTTCCATTGATAAGGGGTGTCACTGATACGTTCCAGTGTAAGCATCACGCCGTTTGTTCCTTTCAACGCTTCTTCAACAGCAGCTTGTCCTAATGCATACGCTTGTTCAACATCGGTTTTAGAGGCAATATGTCGCGCGGCTCGTTGTAAATAATCTGCAACGGCCCAGTGATATTTATAACCGAGTGAAGATTTAATTAATTGTGCAATTGTGGGTGCAACGCCACCGAGTTGAGCGTGCCCGAATGCATCACGTAATCCTGATTCAGCTAAAAATTGTCCCTCCTGATTGCGAACACCTTCAGAAACAGCGATCACACAGTAGCCGTAACTTTTTACGCATTCATCGACGCGTAGAAGAAAATGTTCAGGATTAAAATGAACTTCAGGAAATAAAATAATATGCGGTGGCTCGTTTTCTTTTTCACTTGCAAGCCCTGCTGACGCCGCAATCCATCCCGTATGTCTACCCATCACTTCCATAATAAATACTTTTGTTGAAGTGGCTGCCATACCAGCGACATCTAATCCGGCTTCGAGAATTGATACTGCCACGTATTTTGCGACAGAACCAAATCCCGGAGAGTTGTCTGTAAAAGGTAAATCGTTATCGACGGTTTTTGGAATTCCGATGCATGTTAAAGGAACGCCCATTTTTTGAGCCATTTGTGACACTTTGTGGGAAGTATCTTGAGAATCTCCGCCGCCGTTGTAGAAAAAATAACCAATGTTGTGTGTTTGAAATACTTCGATCAAGCGTTCATATTCAGCGCGATTTTCCTCTAGACCTTTGAGTTTATAACGGCAAGATCCAAAGGCGCTGGATGGAGTGTAACGTAGAGCCGAAATTGCTTCGGGCGATTCTTGGCTAGTGTCGATCAGTTCTTCGCGTAATGCGCCTAAAATACCATTTCTCCCAACATAGACCTTGCCCAATTGATCTGAGTGCTTTCGTGCAGTTTCGATTACCCCGCACGCTGACGCATTAATCACAGCTGTTGCGCCACCTGATTGTGCATAAAAGACGTTGTTTCCAGCCATACTCACTGCCTTGTCATAAAAATAAGGCCGGATTATATCAGCCTGCCCGGAAAGAAAATAGCGTCGCGTTTTTATCTTTGATACTATACGGCTAAGTAACAATGAGGATAAAGCTATGAGGATTCAAATTTTAGGGGCTTGCGGTAAGTTTATGAGCGGTTTGGCTTTGATGGCAAAGCAGCTGGGTCATGATGTCATTGGTCTTGATAAGAATATTCACTCGGAGTTGGCACGGCAGTTGGTGGAGGTAGGAATACCTTTGCAAGAAGGCTACGATGCCAATTTGCTGGATAAAACAGCAGATTGCGTGGTCGTTGGGAATGTGATGTCACGAGGATATCCTGTTGTAGAAGCGTTATTAGATTCAGGACTGCCTTATACTTCAGGGCCGCAATGGATGGCGGAACATATTTTAGAGTCGAAATGGGTCATTGCTGTGAGTGGCACGCACGGAAAAACAACTACAACGAGTCTAGTGTCATGGATTTTAGAAAGCGCGGGACTAAATCCAGGATTTTTGATTGGTGGAGAGCCTCATAATTTTGGTGTTACCGCACGTTTGACAGACAGTCCATTTTTTGTAATTGAAGCGGATGAATATGACAGCGCATTTTTTGATAAGCGCCCGAAATTTATTCACTATCGCCCTAAAACTTTAATCATGAATAATATCGAATTTGATCACGCTGATATCTATGAAAATTTAGAAGCCATTAGAAGACAATTTCATTATTTAGTACGAACCATTCCGAGTAAAGGTCAAATTATTTCGAATGCAACAGATAATAATTGTGCTAATGTTTTAGTGCGAGGATGTTGGAGTAGTGTTGTAAAATTTGGCGGAGAAAATGGTGATTGGCATGCCCGTGATGTTTCAAGAGATGGAAGTCAATTTTCTGTTTATCATAAAGAAAAATTAATTGGAAAAGTTCACTGGAAATTAATTGGCCAACATAATGTTGAAAATGCATTGGCTGCTATTGCAGCTGCAGTGCATGCGGGTGTTGAACCAAGCAAAGCCGTTTCAGCATTAGCAACATTTGAAGGTGTGGCGCGTCGTATGCATTTTAGAGGCGAAGTGTCTGGTGTGAAAGTCTATGACGATTTTGCTCATCATCCGACAGCAATTAAAACAACACTAGCGGGTGCGCGTGCCAATTTAGGATCCACTCGAATTTTTACCGTGGTGGATTTTGGTTCGTACACGATGCGAACAGGGCATCATCAAAATACTTTAACTGACGTATTTGCAGATGTAGATGGAGCCTTTTTTCTAGCACCTTCTACAGTGGAATGGAATGTGTCTGCATTAGCAGATGCAGTCGATTGTCCTGCAACAGTCTGTGAAGATTTACCTAATCTTGCACAAGCCGTAAAAGAAAATGTGAATTCTGGTGATGTAATTTTAGTGTTATCCAATCAAGATGCTGCAGCGATTGTCCGTGCACTAGGAATTAATCCTTCATAGGAAGGTTGTTTAATAATAGTGAGCTTTCTGATCAAGTCATCCCTAGCGAAGCATGGCCAACCAGAGAAATATCTTGGATCACCACGCTTCGCTCGCGATGACTACGCTTAAATAGGTAAATATAATGAGTAAAAAATTAACGCTGACATTAGCAATAACAGGCGCGTCAGGATTTCGTTACGGGCTTCGTTTATTAGAATGTTTATTAAAGTCCGGACATCATATTTATTTATTGGTTTCTGAAGCAGCGCGAGCTGTTGCAATTCACGAAGAAAATTTAAATATTCCCGGACAATCTTCTTTGCTCAAAGAATTTATTCAGCAGCGTTTTTCGGTTGATGCGAATCAATTCGATGTTTTTTCTGCACAGGAGTGGACTGCGCCGATTGCGAGTGGATCCGCTTATGTTGATGGAATGATAGTGTGTCCTTGCAGCAGTGGGACATTGGCAGCGATTGCGAATGGATTGAGTAATAATCTAATCGAACGAGCCGCTGATGTAGTGATTAAAGAGCAGCGCAAACTCATTTTAGTGCCTCGCGAAATGCCTTTATCTGCAATTCATCTAGAGAATATGTTGAAATTAGTTCGCTTAAATACGGTCATTATGCCGGCTTCACCTGGATTTTATCATCAGCCTAAGAGTATTGATGAGCTGGTTGATTTTGTGGTGGCTCGAATTTTGAATACTCTGGGGATTGAGCAGGATTTGCTGCCTGCTTGGGGAGCAAGTTAAATTATAACGAACAATATATTATTTTATTAATAAAGTATCGGAGTGCCAATGAAACATTCTAAGGAGTTTATTTTTTTTTCAGACAACAGATGATAAATTTATTTCTAAAGCTATTGACGCTATTATGGAGCCCTTATCTTCATATTTAAAGCCGGATATGATTAAATTAGGTATTGCTCGCTCAATTAAAAACATTCTTTATGTTTTTATGCATTTTGAAAAAAATAGACCTAATATTATCGATAAAATAAAAAAAATGCAGTCTACCTCTTTGTCTGTTTCAGGGATAACTGATAAAAGTACGTTTGATTATTCGACGGCTATGAATTTATTGGTTTTTAAATTAGATTCTGATAGTGAGCGCTTAAAAGCTAAAAAAGCCATCCACTCAGCATATGACCAAGTAGCATCAATTTGTGTACATTTGGAGCAACAAACTTTACTTGAGAACTTTAGCCCTGCACCTAAGGGATAAGCAATAGATTCGTATTTTTTTAAGTATTGCTTTATACGAAGTCTAGTCCAGAGGAGTAAGGTGAAGTCATTTTCAGCTGTCAGTTGTCGCAGTATGTTATATATTAAATTGTAATAATTTTAAGGGTTTTATGGCCTCATTTTTTGGAGCAAAAATGTGGAATCTTCATAGAAATAATTGACATTTCACCGGATCTCTGTTATCGTTCGACTTATTCGTTAGCAAAAATTAAAGGCATCTTGGAGTAAAAATTATCATGAAATCACCGTTGGCATACGATCGCTTAGCAAAAGAGAATGAAATAGTAGTCTACCACGAAACAGTTAGTTTTCCTGTTAAAAGCAAGAACAATGTCTATATTGATGTAGATCGATATATTCACAATGCTTGGAGAGCTGTACTTGATGTAGCCGTTAGCTACGGACTCACAGGCGATCCTAAATACACGCTATATGTATTTCCTAATGTTCCCGCTAGCTTTAAAGAACAATTTTATAAAGGGTTTAATGGCAATACTGATGCAGCAGATCAAGCGTATAAATTTTTTAAAGACGCAACTTCTTTACCTGAAAGCACTTCTGGTACTAGACGTAAAGGTTCTCCTTCGAATAGTCATGTGCATGTTATTCTAAAAGCCATACTATTTTTAACTAAGGCGATGTATCAGACAGCTGATGGAGTGGCATTTTATCCTCGAGTCATATTAGACCAATTTGACAATCCT of the Gammaproteobacteria bacterium genome contains:
- a CDS encoding 6-phosphofructokinase, yielding MAGNNVFYAQSGGATAVINASACGVIETARKHSDQLGKVYVGRNGILGALREELIDTSQESPEAISALRYTPSSAFGSCRYKLKGLEENRAEYERLIEVFQTHNIGYFFYNGGGDSQDTSHKVSQMAQKMGVPLTCIGIPKTVDNDLPFTDNSPGFGSVAKYVAVSILEAGLDVAGMAATSTKVFIMEVMGRHTGWIAASAGLASEKENEPPHIILFPEVHFNPEHFLLRVDECVKSYGYCVIAVSEGVRNQEGQFLAESGLRDAFGHAQLGGVAPTIAQLIKSSLGYKYHWAVADYLQRAARHIASKTDVEQAYALGQAAVEEALKGTNGVMLTLERISDTPYQWKIGTAPLEKVANVEKGLPREFISENGMHITPECRRYLQPLILGEDYPPYRNGVPDYVRLKNSLIGKKLESLFSMGG
- a CDS encoding UbiX family flavin prenyltransferase, with product MSKKLTLTLAITGASGFRYGLRLLECLLKSGHHIYLLVSEAARAVAIHEENLNIPGQSSLLKEFIQQRFSVDANQFDVFSAQEWTAPIASGSAYVDGMIVCPCSSGTLAAIANGLSNNLIERAADVVIKEQRKLILVPREMPLSAIHLENMLKLVRLNTVIMPASPGFYHQPKSIDELVDFVVARILNTLGIEQDLLPAWGAS
- a CDS encoding sodium-dependent transporter, giving the protein MARSQWSSPLSFIIVSTAAMVGLGNIWHFSTLVGMNGGGAFVLVYLLFVFLLGIPMMASEILIGRRSVRNPVDAFRTTAIQSLHSPKWSLAGGLQIITGLLILTYFCVLSGWILHYIFLAARNKFENISIEGASQAFTQLLNAPINMAFWDTLFIIAMVCTISLHIRKRLEKVIIVALLAMLTLVITLIVYAFETSSFAEGLNYLFQPDFSKLSARSVLIALGQAFFSLGIGTGIMLTYGTYVTKETSILKSCTIIAISDCVIALLAGMAIFPLIFANNLSPNQGFSLIFQTLPVAFGHMPFGHLFGTLFFIMLEITTFISAIALLMPTVIFCREALLWRRTKSAIVAGILVWIVSMGVISFNLFEFIDFLTADIMLPIGGLLVAIMTGWMMFRKDTSDELGVNPRGLAFRSWRLAVRFVAPVAILLIFCHLLGLF
- the mpl gene encoding UDP-N-acetylmuramate:L-alanyl-gamma-D-glutamyl-meso-diaminopimelate ligase; this encodes MRIQILGACGKFMSGLALMAKQLGHDVIGLDKNIHSELARQLVEVGIPLQEGYDANLLDKTADCVVVGNVMSRGYPVVEALLDSGLPYTSGPQWMAEHILESKWVIAVSGTHGKTTTTSLVSWILESAGLNPGFLIGGEPHNFGVTARLTDSPFFVIEADEYDSAFFDKRPKFIHYRPKTLIMNNIEFDHADIYENLEAIRRQFHYLVRTIPSKGQIISNATDNNCANVLVRGCWSSVVKFGGENGDWHARDVSRDGSQFSVYHKEKLIGKVHWKLIGQHNVENALAAIAAAVHAGVEPSKAVSALATFEGVARRMHFRGEVSGVKVYDDFAHHPTAIKTTLAGARANLGSTRIFTVVDFGSYTMRTGHHQNTLTDVFADVDGAFFLAPSTVEWNVSALADAVDCPATVCEDLPNLAQAVKENVNSGDVILVLSNQDAAAIVRALGINPS